One genomic window of Lytechinus variegatus isolate NC3 chromosome 1, Lvar_3.0, whole genome shotgun sequence includes the following:
- the LOC121420727 gene encoding nuclear receptor coactivator 2-like isoform X1, with protein MNNSSVKRKHPEKGSSDRFPGNKRRCEKRSSYIEELYELITASLSNPESLNMKPDKCALLQETLSQIKRIKQQQDAEHGEEVQHSHVSSSKPGVPSGDSLGSVLLETLDGFLFVVNSQGEIEYVTENVNSYLNYQQEDLIGTSIYSYVHVGDHNPFTKCLHPSTSTATSSIWAPDAGNAPQCGRNRSFKCRMQVKPENDESLGAERYDTMMCTAILKPAINKESNSSNSDAEGTVHLFCIARRALPEEHNSISDTMEEFTTKLSREYVIQSVDLSRVKGLSFSQEEMLQQTIFKYCHASSRTELKNRIDEAMEKGKSLMPMYKFQLSKDNWVNIQTSFYTTHHHSGQLEYVVCVHSVMRDMDPNRNTPVTSLPSTNVNPAPHPTNMSNMSNMKTEQLLKVFTNQRQGMSHQKIMQLKNLVQQKQQQQQHQQQQSQAGMWNSSGGGAVGVVAGGGGPAGPVCGAGGVGGGGVGGVGGNGGVLNPGVNMMGRGNMAMNGGQGGTGGTAGNMLGGNMNYNSNQMAGMGPVMGDNALYNRGMSGGTNPNMMFNRGGAGGGSGGGAGTPGTNGGPGDMTKRNKMPPAATATTGSLRGNQDSTDDVFLPENNQGNMYKMMNNGGPTRGNQGNNRLDDSGSLNPSPDTNEKDGDSKDDNMLQDLLKEKDETQGDPDSSKNRSSTPGSQKNVKRFPENDEVLDNNSLRNMMEKAVKVPGQNPKALEDGEEDGSQTKKTPKILGGLLEGNKKVMFGTGLLPKEQPEFVSSTVVSTTTIWKKGDAEPESNNNNGQCTSSSGNGGNGSNGGNATNQQKKKKGQYVLLQQLLMDDDSSVNNIVKGMKGEDDGKSSQDSTTSPTVTTTKPHMPSSQDGGLGLGVGGDIGDGLEDPDAIMKQLIQAFETLEDNDPNKHSAMNELLREIENSGNDTLTGNELQVKPNLHGGSGPPFQTKDGKSNQMSSSGSGMPPQMTGQQQQGMLGGMPGQGGRPNQRNNQSGVPQSQVPKSMNNMMAPPNQTAPVDSGMTAAQSMAAQQMLRGQQQQQQQQSQNSQQQANSTPEQPMSEDDVKLLEQFEQFLKSSNIPLPEIESAFGLNNGGTGSTDSAGGMPQQPQQQQQQGPTQLPNRHGTPGPQGQTPGGNVDTRVSPITDLLTQPGVPRPGMPQGNFQSGMGGSNPGMPGYQSQQQQPGMSQQQQQQQQQQQHQMGMPGQNMPGMMMGGPQGQGPRYPTPTNIPHMGQGYGMPPQQGQQQHAMGQGMGGPGGAMQGPGMFPSRQRQLRAALMLKQNKKQHQMMQPQQPQQQQMWNLQQQRQQQMLQQQQAQQQQQQQRMLQQQQQQQQQQQQQQQQQQKNLMMLHQQSQQQTFSGPQVGVAGKVATTNKKMDSQGYNEFSASNNIVPPNVSIQPPKQKMMFPNQMNHPMGGGPGMGQHQMGGGPQQYPHRAPGADFRQPSFGQMMPPQSQHMGYQGGQNYPQDFGGMGGMGNMMPPGQGSMGMNPNQHPGMGGMRPTGINPNIPRPNLSQGHGMGAMGMKQHMLSRSLSMPQQMTPGNMEPEPYGQPFQQPQLQRANSMGMTSGMGSMQGGQMPGGSGQMPVSAGPGAGTPGNMRWNNGQMNPNQGTASNPGMVPPGLNQQQMSGAGTMTPGSMSQGMGQSSMGPDMFGSMQPNMDLTSSARNRRTPVGNMTTTQAGGGIRPGLPMPTSIPTPINLPSLASISYNSSNPNQPTSTTTTTPQQQTQQQQIPQPTSQNQQQPPPQQQQQHQQGMKTITVTSTTSVPSTASAPGQQSSHMGGSAAYRGNMGRPGGPGGNNMAPPTQDLDILGLTMELLDPTYNKDEKNVGLEASKGMGPGQANSYVSQPDSTGPVRPGGTSSYAENQARQDARKRYQEFVEISNAKEAPDATTRASNLFRNQLKQRPGGPGGGPGGMMPGQGQGGFPPGADEMGGHEVEGKGSSLLQKLLLD; from the exons ATGAACAACTCGTCGGTCAAACGCAAGCACCCTGAAAAGGGCTCGAG TGACAGATTTCCTGGAAACAAGCGGCGATGCGAGAAGCGGAGTTCATACATCGAGGAGCTGTACGAGCTCATCACGGCAAGCCTCAGCAACCCAGAGTCTCTGAACATGAAGCCGGACAAGTGCGCCCTCCTACAAGAAACGCTCAGTCAGATTAAACGCATCAAGCAACAACAGG ATGCTGAACATGGCGAAGAGGTACAGCACAGCCATGTATCGTCCAGTAAACCTGGGGTTCCTTCCGGAGACTCGCTGGGAAGTGTTTTACTTGAG ACACTTGATGGATTCCTGTTTGTGGTCAATAGCCAGGGAGAGATAGAGTATGTGACAGAGAATGTCAACAGTTATCTCAATTATCAACAG GAGGATCTAATAGGAACGTCAATCTATAGCTATGTTCATGTTGGAGACCATAATCCCTTTACTAAGTGCCTGCACCCATCCACCAGTACAG CAACTTCAAGCATCTGGGCTCCGGATGCAGGCAACGCTCCCCAGTGTGGCCGTAATCGCTCTTTCAAGTGCCGTATGCAGGTGAAACCGGAGAATGATGAATCGCTGGGGGCAGAGCGTTACGATACCATGATGTGCACTGCCATTTTGAAACCGGCCATCAACAAAGAGAGCAACTCCTCAAATAGTGATGCAG AGGGTACAGTTCACCTATTCTGCATCGCAAGGCGGGCGTTGCCAGAGGAGCACAACTCCATATCAGACACCATGGAGGAGTTCACCACCAAGCTAAGTCGGGAGTATGTGATACAGTCGGTCGACCTGTCAAGGGTCAAAGGTCTTTCGTTCTCACAGGAGGAAATGCTGCAACAGACCATCTTCAAGTACTGCCACGCAAGCTCAAGAACGGAACTCAAGAACCGTATTGATGAAG ctATGGAGAAAGGTAAAAGCCTGATGCCCATGTACAAATTTCAGCTGTCCAAAGACAACTGGGTTAATATTCAGACATCATTCTACACCACACACCATCATTCCGGTCAGCTGGAATATGTCGTCTGTGTCCACTCTGTCATGAG AGATATGGACCCGAACCGTAACACGCCAGTGACTTCATTACCTTCAACAAATGTCAACCCTGCACCACACCCAACAAATATGAGCAACATGTCGAACATGAAGACGGAGCAGTTGTTGAAAGTGTTTACCAATCAGAGACAAGGGATGTCTCATCAGAAAATAATGCAACTCAAAAACTTAGTGCAGCAAaagcaacagcaacaacaacaccaGCAGCAGCAGTCCCAGGCCGGCATGTGGAACAGCAGTGGTGGGGGTGCCGTTGGGGTCGTTGCTGGTGGTGGGGGTCCAGCTGGACCTGTTTGTGGAGCTGGAGgtgtaggaggaggaggagtggGCGGAGTTGGTGGTAATGGAGGTGTCCTCAACCCTGGTGTAAACATGATGGGAAGGGGCAACATGGCCATGAATGGTGGACAAGGTGGGACAGGAGGAACTGCGGGAAACATGCTCGGTGGAAACATGAATTACAACTCAAATCAAATGGCCGGGATGGGCCCGGTCATGGGGGACAATGCACTCTATAACCGAGGCATGTCTGGGGGGACAAACCCCAACATGATGTTCAATCGCGGAGGTGCAGGTGGTGGTAGCGGTGGAGGTGCTGGCACCCCCGGCACCAACGGCGGTCCCGGTGACATGACTAAACGCAACAAGATGCCACCAGCAGCCACTGCTACCACGGGGAGCCTTCGAGGCAACCAGGATAGTACAGATGACGTGTTCTTGCCAGAAAATAATCAAGGGAATATGTACAAGATGATGAACAATGGTGGGCCAACAAGAGGGAATCAAGGGAATAACAGACTGGATGATTCCGGAAGCTTGAACCCTAGCCCTGATACCAATGAAAAAGATGGAGACAGCAAGGATGATAACATGCTGCAAGATCTCCTCAAAGAAAAAGATG AAACCCAGGGTGATCCTGACAGTAGTAAAAACAGGTCATCAACTCCTGGCTCGCAGAAGAATGTCAAGCGCTTCCCAGAGAACGATGAAGTCCTGGACAACAATTCCCTACGCAACATGATGGAGAAGGCTGTCAAGGTGCCAGGTCAGAATCCCAAAGCTCTAGAAGATGGCGAGGAAGATGGTTCACAAACGAAAAAGACCCCAAAGATCCTTGGAGGGTTGTTGGAAGGAAACAAGAAGGTAATGTTTGGCACGGGACTCTTGCCCAAAGAGCAGCCAGAGTTTGTAAGTAGTACAGTGGTTTCCACAACGACTATATGGAAGAAAGGCGATGCAGAGCCAGAATCGAACAATAACAATGGACAGTGTACCAGCAGTAGTGGTAATGGAGGAAACGGCAGTAATGGCGGTAATGCTACCAACcaacagaagaaaaagaaagggcagtatgtgttattacaacagcTCCTTATGGATGATGATTCCTCTGTGAATAACATTGTGAAGGGCATGAAAGGCGAGGATGATGGGAAGAGTTCGCAGGACTCCACGACAAGCCCGACGGTAACGACGACCAAACCCCACATGCCCTCATCACAGGATGGTGGCCTCGGTCTCGGTGTTGGAGGCGATATTGGGGATGGTTTGGAAGATCCTGATGCTATCATGAAGCAGTTGATCCAAGCCTTTGAGACCCTTGAAGACAATGACCCCAACAAGCATAGTGCCATGAATGAACTCTTGAGAGAAATTGAAAACTCTGGTAATGACACGCTCACAGGAAATGAATTGCAAGTGAAGCCCAATCTGCATGGTGGCTCTGGACCACCGTTCCAAACCAAGGATGGCAAAAGCAACCAGATGTCATCGAGTGGCTCTGGCATGCCCCCTCAGATGACTGGTCAACAGCAGCAGGGCATGCTGGGTGGCATGCCTGGTCAGGGTGGTAGACCTAATCAAAGGAACAACCAATCTGGGGTCCCTCAATCTCAGGTGCCCAAGTCAATGAACAACATGATGGCTCCTCCTAACCAGACTGCACCAGTAGATAGTGGGATGACAGCTGCTCAGAGCATGGCGGCGCAACAGATGTTGAGAGGTCAAcagcaacaacagcagcagcaatCACAAAATTCCCAACAACAAGCT AATTCAACACCAGAGCAACCCATGTCCGAAGATGATGTCAAGCTCCTTGAACAGTTTGAGCAGTTCTTGAAGAGCAGCAACATTCCGCTGCCAGAGATAGAGAGTGCCTTCGGTCTGAACAATGGAGGTACAGGTTCTACAGACTCAGCTGGAGGAATGCCACAACAACcgcagcagcaacagcaacaGGGACCTACCCAGCTTCCAAATCGGCATGGGACACCAGGTCCACAAGGTCAGACTCCAGGAGGCAACGTGGACACCAGGGTGTCACCTATCACGGATTTGTTGACTCAGCCAGGTGTACCCCGTCCAGGCATGCCACAAGGGAACTTCCAGTCGGGGATGGGTGGCAGCAACCCGGGCATGCCAGGGTATCAGTCTCAGCAGCAACAGCCGGGCATGTCacaacagcagcaacaacagcagcaacagcagcagcatcaAATGGGAATGCCTGGCCAGAACATGCCAGGGATGATGATGGGTGGGCCGCAGGGTCAAGGACCAAGGTACCCAACACCGACAAACATTCCGCACATGGGGCAAGGGTATGGAATGCCGCCGCAGCAAGGCCAGCAGCAGCATGCCATGGGGCAGGGCATGGGTGGGCCAGGTGGTGCTATGCAAGGACCAGGGATGTTCCCATCCAGGCAAAGACAATTAAGAGCTGCACTGATGCTCAAGCAGAACAAGAAGCAGCATCAGATGATGCAGCCCCAGCAGCCACAACAGCAACAG ATGTGGAACTTGCAACAACAAAGGCAACAACAGATGCTACAGCAACAGCAAgcacagcagcagcagcaacagcaaaGGATGTtgcaacaacaacagcagcaacagcagcagcagcaacaacagcaacagCAACAACAGAAGAATCTCATGATGCTCCACCAGCAATCTCAACAACAGACCTTTTCGGGACCACAGGTCGGTGTTGCGGGAAAAGTTGCAACCACCAACAAAAAA aTGGATTCACAAGGCTACAATGAGTTCTCTGCATCAAACAACATTGTTCCACCTAATGTTAGCATACAG CCACCCAAACAGAAGATGATGTTCCCCAACCAGATGAACCACCCGATGGGTGGAGGGCCAGGAATGGGACAGCATCAAATGGGTGGTGGCCCCCAGCAGTATCCCCACAGAGCACCAGGTGCAGACTTCAGGCAACCTTCATTCGGCCAGATGATGCCACCTCAAAGCCAGCATATGGGCTACCAAGGGGGGCAGAACTACCCCCAGGACTTTGGAGGGATGGGAGGTATGGGTAACATGATGCCCCCGGGCCAGGGATCCATGGGTATGAACCCCAACCAGCATCCCGGTATGGGGGGCATGAGGCCGACTGGTATCAACCCCAACATTCCCCGCCCCAACCTGAGCCAGGGACACGGCATGGGTGCCATGGGCATGAAGCAGCACATGCTTAGCCGTAGCCTGAGCATGCCGCAGCAGATGACGCCGGGCAACATGGAACCCGAGCCGTATGGTCAACCCTTTCAACAGCCGCAACTCCAACGGGCAAACTCGATGGGGATGACTTCCGGTATGGGGAGCATGCAAGGTGGTCAGATGCCTGGTGGAAGTGGACAGATGCCGGTTTCTGCCGGTCCAGGGGCGGGGACGCCGGGTAACATGCGGTGGAACAATGGTCAGATGAACCCCAACCAAGGCACCGCCAGCAATCCGGGGATGGTACCTCCAGGGTTGAATCAGCAGCAGATGAGCGGTGCTGGAACCATGACACCAGGAAGCATGTCACAGGGTATGGGACAGAGCAGTATGGGACCTGACATGTTTGGTAGTATGCAACCCAACATGGACTTAACCAGCTCAGCAAGGAATCGGCGCACTCCAGTTGGAAACATGACCACAACTCAG GCTGGTGGTGGAATCCGACCTGGATTACCGATGCCCACCTCCATCCCCACTCCCATCAACCTGCCAAGCCTTGCAAGCATCAGCTACAACAGCAGCAACCCAAACCAACCCACCTCAACCACTACCACCACTCCACAGCAGCAAACACAGCAGCAGCAGATCCCCCAACCCACCTCCCAAAACCAGCAACAACCACCACcacaacagcagcagcaacacCAGCAAGGGATGAAGACCATTACTGTAACATCGACGACCAGTGTCCCGTCAACTGCCAGTGCTCCTGGACAG CAAAGTAGCCACATGGGTGGTTCAGCAGCTTACCGGGGTAACATGGGCAGACCCGGTGGACCAGGGGGTAACAACATGGCACCCCCTACACAGGATCTAGACATACTTGGGCTCACTATGGAACTTCTTGATCCCA CCTACAACAAAGATGAGAAGAACGTTGGATTGGAAGCAAGCAAGGGCATGGGACCAGGTCAGGCCAACAGCTATGTCAGTCAGCCGGATAGCACTGGACCTGTACGACCCGGCGGCACTTCGTCCTATGCAGAGAACCAGGCTAGGCAGGATGCAAGGAAAAGATATCAG GAGTTTGTGGAGATCTCCAATGCCAAGGAAGCACCGGATGCAACCACCCGCGCCTCCAACCTATTCCGTAACCAGCTGAAGCAGAGACCAGGGGGACCCGGAGGAGGGCCAGGGGGTATGATGCCTGGACAGGGACAAGGGGGTTTCCCACCA